The following proteins come from a genomic window of Geothrix edaphica:
- a CDS encoding prolyl oligopeptidase family serine peptidase yields MPLALSRSCLLAFAASALVAQAPLTYPATRKADVVDNYFGTKVADPYRWLEDDHSADTAAWVAAQNQVTQAYLGQIPERQAIEARMTRLWNYEKYGAPSKHGKYYVYSYNSGLQNQAVIYLTERLKEKGRVLFDPNVLSKDGTVALGGMRFSEDGAFVAYSLSKGGSDVSTWKVRNVATGADLPDTFPAGRMGVNSWAKDGSGFYYTDYPKVEAGKALTAVYKNQKLYFHKLGDPVEKDVVVYERPDQPDWGFGAGVTDDGHWLVISQRQGTERKNRVFLKDLQKPGSPVVPLFDQYDGSYSILGNDGDTFYVHTDAGAPRHRIVAVGLKDPSPKAWKDLIPEGKGRDVLAGADLFGDTFAVTWKVDALNVVKLYDLKGRLLKEIKPEGLGNLSGFGGRRQDTETFYTFTSYNQPPTLYRYDLKTGISTVFRQPKVDIKPAEYEVKEVFYPSKDGTKVPMFLAYKKGLKLDGTNPTLLYAYGGFNIAQSPGYSPVSQVWMEMGGVYAVACLRGGSEYGKDWWEAGKREKKQNVFDDFIAAAEWLIQEKYTSTPRLAIHGGSNGGLLVGACMTQRPDLFGAALPAVGVMDMLRYHTFTIGWMWKSDYMSSDTPEGFANLIKYSPLHNLKPGVKYPPTLVTTGDHDDRVVPAHSHKFIATLQADQAGPAPVLTRIETNAGHGAGKPTAKLIAERADLWAFLVKNLHMKLPSGFAQ; encoded by the coding sequence ATGCCCCTCGCCCTGTCCCGATCCTGCCTTCTGGCCTTCGCCGCGTCGGCGCTGGTGGCCCAGGCCCCGCTCACCTATCCGGCCACCCGCAAGGCGGATGTGGTGGACAACTACTTCGGCACCAAGGTGGCCGATCCCTACCGCTGGCTGGAGGATGACCACTCCGCCGATACAGCCGCCTGGGTGGCCGCCCAGAACCAGGTGACCCAGGCCTATCTCGGCCAGATCCCCGAGCGGCAGGCCATCGAGGCGCGGATGACCCGCCTCTGGAACTACGAGAAGTACGGAGCGCCCAGCAAGCACGGCAAGTACTACGTCTACTCCTACAACTCCGGCCTGCAGAACCAGGCGGTGATCTACCTCACGGAGCGCCTGAAGGAGAAGGGCCGAGTGCTCTTCGATCCCAATGTCCTCAGCAAGGACGGCACTGTCGCGCTGGGGGGCATGCGCTTCAGCGAGGACGGCGCCTTCGTGGCCTACAGCCTGTCCAAGGGCGGCTCGGACGTGAGCACCTGGAAGGTCCGCAACGTGGCTACGGGCGCGGACCTGCCGGACACCTTCCCGGCCGGCCGCATGGGCGTCAACAGCTGGGCCAAGGACGGCAGCGGCTTCTACTACACCGACTACCCCAAGGTCGAGGCCGGCAAGGCGCTCACCGCCGTCTACAAGAACCAGAAGCTGTACTTCCACAAGCTGGGCGATCCGGTCGAGAAGGACGTGGTGGTCTATGAGCGCCCGGACCAGCCCGACTGGGGCTTTGGCGCCGGCGTGACCGATGACGGCCACTGGCTGGTCATCTCCCAGCGCCAGGGTACCGAGCGGAAGAACCGGGTGTTCCTGAAGGACCTCCAGAAGCCGGGCAGTCCCGTGGTGCCCCTGTTCGACCAGTACGACGGGTCCTATTCCATCCTCGGCAATGACGGCGACACCTTCTACGTGCACACGGATGCCGGCGCGCCGCGCCATCGCATTGTGGCCGTGGGCCTCAAGGATCCGAGCCCCAAAGCCTGGAAGGACCTCATTCCCGAAGGGAAGGGTCGCGATGTCCTGGCCGGGGCGGACCTCTTTGGTGATACCTTCGCGGTCACCTGGAAGGTGGATGCCCTCAACGTCGTGAAGCTCTATGACCTGAAAGGCCGGCTCCTCAAGGAGATCAAGCCCGAGGGCCTGGGCAACCTCAGCGGCTTCGGCGGCCGCCGCCAGGACACCGAGACCTTCTACACCTTCACCTCGTACAACCAGCCGCCCACGCTGTACCGCTACGACCTGAAGACTGGCATCAGCACGGTATTCCGCCAGCCCAAGGTGGACATCAAGCCCGCCGAGTACGAGGTGAAGGAGGTCTTCTACCCCAGCAAGGACGGCACGAAGGTGCCCATGTTCCTGGCCTACAAGAAGGGTCTGAAGCTGGATGGCACCAACCCCACGCTGCTGTATGCCTACGGCGGCTTCAACATCGCCCAGTCGCCGGGCTACTCACCCGTGTCCCAGGTCTGGATGGAGATGGGCGGCGTCTATGCCGTGGCCTGCCTGCGGGGCGGCAGCGAGTACGGCAAGGACTGGTGGGAGGCCGGCAAGCGTGAGAAGAAGCAGAATGTCTTCGACGACTTCATCGCCGCGGCCGAGTGGCTCATCCAGGAGAAGTACACCAGCACCCCCCGGCTCGCCATCCACGGCGGGTCCAACGGCGGCCTGCTGGTGGGCGCCTGCATGACCCAGCGCCCGGACCTCTTCGGCGCGGCGCTGCCCGCCGTGGGCGTCATGGACATGCTGCGCTACCACACCTTCACCATCGGCTGGATGTGGAAGAGCGACTACATGTCCAGCGACACCCCCGAGGGCTTCGCCAACCTCATCAAGTACTCCCCGCTGCACAACCTGAAGCCCGGCGTGAAATACCCACCGACACTGGTGACCACTGGCGATCACGATGACCGCGTGGTGCCCGCCCACAGCCACAAGTTCATCGCCACCCTCCAGGCCGACCAGGCCGGCCCGGCCCCCGTCCTCACCCGCATCGAGACCAACGCGGGCCACGGCGCCGGGAAGCCCACGGCCAAGCTGATCGCCGAGCGGGCCGACCTCTGGGCCTTCCTCGTCAAGAACCTCCACATGAAGCTGCCCTCCGGCTTCGCCCAGTAG
- a CDS encoding methyltransferase domain-containing protein: protein MNTIESTDLSDLSSDRAGNPFAAVSARLTAAAGPGAYWLAGYGKYKIRLDPIYRAVLPLIPPGAKVLDLGCGVGLLGLLLTARGLENDIHGIEWDAPKAHFARQLAESTPAIQVECGDLLKEPWPECSVITLLDVLHYLPPAQQRALLFRAASHLPEGGRLLVRVMDGRAGGVAILTRLCEQAAVKIGWNRAENVHWRPLSAVRADLLEADFVLPPATASAGQAIGNQLLVGEKRGVLAGSVLP, encoded by the coding sequence GTGAACACGATCGAATCCACGGACCTCAGCGATCTCTCCTCCGATCGGGCCGGCAACCCTTTCGCGGCGGTGTCCGCGAGGCTGACGGCCGCAGCCGGTCCGGGTGCGTACTGGCTCGCTGGCTATGGGAAGTACAAGATCCGGCTGGATCCCATCTACCGTGCTGTTCTCCCGTTGATCCCCCCAGGCGCGAAGGTCCTGGACCTCGGGTGTGGAGTCGGCCTGCTTGGGCTGCTTCTGACCGCGCGAGGCCTTGAGAACGACATCCACGGCATTGAATGGGATGCACCCAAAGCGCACTTCGCCCGACAGCTGGCCGAATCGACCCCTGCCATCCAAGTGGAGTGCGGCGATCTGCTCAAGGAGCCCTGGCCCGAATGTTCGGTGATCACCTTGCTGGACGTCCTCCACTACCTCCCACCCGCCCAGCAACGCGCGCTGCTGTTCAGGGCCGCCTCCCACCTGCCTGAAGGTGGCCGGCTGCTGGTTCGCGTGATGGACGGCCGCGCCGGCGGCGTGGCGATCCTGACGCGCCTCTGCGAACAGGCCGCTGTCAAGATCGGCTGGAACAGGGCCGAGAACGTGCACTGGCGTCCCCTCTCCGCAGTCCGGGCCGACTTGCTGGAGGCCGACTTTGTGCTTCCTCCGGCAACAGCATCGGCCGGTCAGGCCATTGGGAATCAGCTGCTGGTTGGGGAAAAGAGAGGGGTCCTCGCCGGGAGTGTCCTTCCATGA
- a CDS encoding cupin domain-containing protein, producing the protein MKGFVKDIESLAISNDAFRRVLYTARHCQLVVMALKPKEEIGAEVHQLDQFFRVEEGDGEAVLDGVRTAIHAGFAVIVPAGAKHNIVNTGSVPLKLYTLYAPPNHRDGVVHQTRRDAEADNEHFDGKTTE; encoded by the coding sequence ATGAAGGGCTTTGTGAAAGACATCGAAAGTCTCGCCATCAGTAATGACGCGTTCCGGCGGGTGTTGTACACCGCCAGGCACTGCCAGCTTGTCGTCATGGCCCTGAAACCCAAGGAGGAGATCGGGGCGGAGGTCCACCAGCTCGATCAGTTCTTCCGCGTGGAGGAGGGGGACGGGGAAGCGGTTCTCGATGGCGTCCGGACGGCGATCCACGCCGGCTTCGCGGTGATCGTCCCCGCAGGGGCGAAGCACAACATCGTCAATACCGGCAGTGTTCCGCTGAAGCTCTATACGCTCTACGCCCCGCCGAATCATCGGGATGGTGTCGTCCATCAGACCCGCCGTGACGCCGAAGCAGACAACGAACACTTTGATGGCAAGACGACGGAATAG
- the wrbA gene encoding NAD(P)H:quinone oxidoreductase produces the protein MAKVLVLYYSMYGHIETMANAVAEGARSVAGTEVTIKRVPELMSEEAARKAGAKLDQAAPVATVDELPGYDAIIFGTPTRFGNMCAQMRNFLDQTGGLWLKGTLIGKVGSVFTSTATQHGGQETTITSFHTTLLHHGMILVGVPYSCQEIMNMSEITGGSPYGASTLAGGDGSRRPSENELKVARFQGSHVAQVAKKQSA, from the coding sequence ATGGCAAAAGTCCTGGTTCTCTACTACAGCATGTACGGCCACATCGAAACCATGGCGAACGCGGTGGCCGAAGGCGCCCGCAGCGTCGCAGGCACCGAGGTCACCATCAAACGCGTGCCTGAGCTGATGTCCGAAGAAGCGGCCCGGAAGGCGGGCGCCAAGCTCGATCAGGCGGCCCCCGTCGCGACCGTGGACGAGCTGCCGGGCTACGACGCCATCATCTTCGGCACTCCGACACGGTTCGGCAACATGTGCGCCCAAATGCGCAACTTCCTGGACCAGACCGGCGGGTTGTGGCTCAAGGGCACCCTGATCGGCAAGGTGGGCAGCGTGTTCACGTCCACGGCCACGCAGCATGGCGGCCAGGAGACCACGATCACCTCGTTCCATACCACGCTGCTGCACCACGGCATGATCCTCGTGGGGGTGCCCTATTCCTGCCAGGAGATCATGAACATGAGCGAGATCACCGGCGGATCGCCGTACGGTGCGAGTACGCTGGCCGGCGGCGATGGCAGCCGCCGACCGTCGGAAAACGAATTGAAGGTCGCCCGTTTCCAGGGAAGCCATGTGGCGCAAGTCGCCAAGAAGCAATCTGCCTGA
- a CDS encoding alpha/beta fold hydrolase → MSTITTKDGTEIYYKDWGSGRPVVFSHGWPLSADAWEDQMVFLGARGYRCIAHDRRGHGRSSQPWDGNDMDTFADDLAALVEMLDLKDAIHVGHSMGGGEVARYIGRHGTKRVAKAVLIAAVTPLMLKTAANPGGAPLDAFDKIRAGVLADRSQFFKDLTLPFYGANRPDAKVSQGLRDSFWRQGMQASLKSVLDCIKAFSETDFTEDLKTFHIPTLIMHGDDDQIVPIDTTALLAAKLVEGSTLKTYPGASHGLCSTHKDQVNADLLAFLQA, encoded by the coding sequence ATGAGCACGATCACCACCAAGGACGGTACGGAGATCTACTACAAGGACTGGGGCAGCGGGAGGCCTGTGGTGTTCAGCCACGGCTGGCCGCTGAGTGCCGATGCGTGGGAAGACCAGATGGTGTTCCTGGGTGCCCGCGGATACCGATGCATCGCCCACGACCGCCGTGGCCATGGGCGCTCCAGCCAGCCCTGGGATGGCAACGACATGGATACCTTCGCGGATGACCTCGCGGCACTCGTCGAGATGCTCGACCTGAAGGATGCCATCCATGTCGGGCACTCCATGGGCGGCGGCGAAGTCGCCCGGTACATCGGCCGCCACGGCACCAAGCGGGTGGCCAAGGCCGTGCTGATCGCCGCCGTGACGCCCTTGATGCTGAAGACAGCCGCCAACCCCGGGGGAGCGCCGCTCGATGCATTCGACAAAATCCGCGCTGGCGTGCTCGCCGACCGCTCGCAATTCTTCAAGGACCTCACCCTGCCGTTCTATGGCGCCAACAGGCCCGATGCCAAGGTCTCCCAAGGCCTCCGGGATTCGTTCTGGCGCCAGGGCATGCAGGCCAGTCTCAAGAGCGTGCTCGACTGCATCAAGGCCTTCTCGGAAACGGACTTCACCGAGGATCTCAAGACCTTCCATATTCCGACGCTCATCATGCACGGCGATGACGACCAGATCGTGCCGATCGACACCACAGCGCTGCTCGCGGCCAAGCTCGTGGAGGGCTCCACGCTGAAGACCTACCCCGGGGCCTCCCACGGCCTCTGTTCGACCCATAAAGACCAGGTCAATGCCGATCTGCTCGCCTTCCTCCAGGCCTGA
- the ubiG gene encoding bifunctional 2-polyprenyl-6-hydroxyphenol methylase/3-demethylubiquinol 3-O-methyltransferase UbiG, whose amino-acid sequence MNGLLLWSLPFGLQGLAMGVDEFWFHRRRTLPRGEWMGHALDTSVFLACLACPLLLPPVASNLGLYGVLAVLSCLLITKDEFLHQRLCPGGEHWVHAVLFILHPLVLIATALLWISTGAIPLKGIPTPALASARAMLLFQCLAVSGFLVFQVVYWSTRKRRESTRPGINNTLYDELGERWYTATDDPVALLRAESRLRTSWVLSELQAHFGEPPLTILDVACGAGFLANPLAEAGHAVTGIDLSRDSLAVAHRHDTTRSVIYRSMDARVLSLPAGRFDAICMMDFLEHLVERDAVLREASRVLRPGGFFFFHTFNRTPISWLIAIKGVEWFVKNTPKHMHVYDLFLKPAELKDLCARHHLAVEVVRGVQPRIFTWAFLKLLLTGRVSDQFQFKFTKSQRVGYCGRALKTA is encoded by the coding sequence GTGAACGGATTGCTGCTCTGGTCCCTGCCTTTCGGCCTCCAGGGGCTCGCCATGGGGGTGGACGAGTTCTGGTTCCACCGCCGGAGGACCCTGCCCCGTGGTGAGTGGATGGGGCACGCCCTGGACACTTCGGTGTTCCTGGCCTGCCTCGCCTGCCCGCTCCTACTCCCCCCGGTGGCCTCGAACCTCGGCCTCTACGGGGTGCTGGCCGTGCTCTCCTGCCTCCTGATCACCAAGGATGAGTTCCTCCACCAGCGCCTATGCCCCGGGGGGGAGCATTGGGTGCATGCCGTCCTGTTCATCCTGCATCCCCTGGTCCTGATCGCCACGGCCCTGCTCTGGATCAGCACGGGGGCCATACCTTTGAAGGGAATTCCCACACCGGCTCTGGCCTCGGCAAGGGCGATGCTTCTGTTCCAGTGCCTCGCCGTGTCCGGATTCCTGGTGTTCCAGGTCGTCTACTGGTCGACCCGCAAGCGACGGGAGAGCACGAGGCCCGGCATCAACAACACCCTCTACGATGAGCTGGGCGAAAGATGGTACACAGCCACCGATGATCCGGTCGCCCTGTTGAGGGCGGAGTCCCGCCTCAGGACCTCCTGGGTGCTGTCGGAACTGCAGGCGCATTTTGGCGAGCCGCCCCTCACCATCCTGGATGTAGCCTGCGGGGCCGGGTTCCTCGCCAATCCCCTGGCGGAGGCCGGCCATGCGGTCACCGGGATCGATCTCTCCCGGGACAGCCTGGCGGTGGCCCATCGACACGACACGACTCGTTCCGTGATCTACCGCTCGATGGATGCGCGGGTGCTGTCCCTTCCCGCCGGACGCTTCGACGCGATCTGCATGATGGACTTCCTCGAGCATCTGGTCGAACGGGATGCCGTCCTGCGGGAAGCCTCCAGGGTCCTCAGGCCCGGCGGCTTCTTCTTCTTCCATACGTTCAATCGGACTCCCATCAGCTGGCTCATTGCCATCAAGGGCGTCGAATGGTTCGTCAAGAACACCCCCAAGCACATGCATGTCTACGACCTGTTCCTGAAGCCCGCGGAGCTCAAGGATCTGTGTGCCCGGCACCACCTCGCCGTCGAGGTGGTGCGGGGCGTGCAGCCCCGGATCTTCACCTGGGCCTTCCTCAAGCTGCTGCTCACGGGACGGGTGAGCGACCAGTTCCAGTTCAAGTTCACCAAGTCCCAGAGGGTCGGGTACTGCGGCCGGGCCCTGAAGACCGCCTGA
- a CDS encoding 3-oxoacyl-[acyl-carrier-protein] synthase III C-terminal domain-containing protein has product MTHSPVLLHSFQSQPPKHHSGQGAILEWIAAAHAQAEITLQKPTTDEAREAITRKYRKLVMRFGCSTDRIRSRNSALDDFTHTDWDRMRIFRLKEYPSGKPCGERSRFFREVSGLAFDQFYAEEADPPPVLIHVTCTGYVSPSGAQRLVAKRDWGQSTEVIHAYHMGCYASLPAIRMAAGFVERGKARVDIVHTELCTLHMDPTQHLPEQLVVQTLFADGVIRYSASRMGEGPPVANGLELIATREEIVPNTEDAMSWMVSDFGMLMTLSRKVPDHIRAGLGAFLDRLAATAGLTTAQLCEAALFAIHPGGPRIIDEIAEHLGLRPEQIQASNAILGDFGNMSSATLPHVWKAILEDGAVQPGTLIVSLAFGPGLTISGALLRKSA; this is encoded by the coding sequence ATGACTCACTCTCCGGTCCTCCTGCACAGTTTCCAGAGCCAGCCGCCCAAACACCACTCGGGGCAGGGCGCGATCCTGGAATGGATCGCCGCGGCCCACGCCCAGGCGGAAATCACCCTTCAGAAACCGACCACGGACGAAGCGCGAGAGGCCATCACCCGGAAATACCGGAAGCTGGTCATGCGCTTCGGCTGCAGCACGGATCGGATCCGTTCCCGCAACTCCGCCCTGGATGACTTCACCCACACCGACTGGGATCGCATGCGGATCTTCCGGCTCAAGGAATATCCGTCGGGCAAGCCCTGCGGCGAGCGGAGCCGTTTCTTCCGGGAGGTCAGCGGCCTCGCCTTCGACCAGTTCTACGCCGAGGAGGCAGACCCGCCGCCAGTGCTCATCCATGTCACCTGCACGGGATATGTCTCACCCAGCGGGGCCCAGCGGCTGGTGGCCAAGCGCGACTGGGGGCAGTCCACCGAGGTGATCCACGCCTACCACATGGGCTGCTACGCCTCGCTGCCCGCCATCCGAATGGCCGCGGGATTTGTGGAAAGGGGCAAGGCCCGGGTGGATATCGTCCACACCGAGCTGTGCACCCTGCACATGGATCCGACCCAGCATCTGCCCGAACAGCTGGTGGTGCAGACCCTGTTCGCGGATGGCGTGATCCGGTACTCCGCCTCGCGGATGGGGGAAGGGCCTCCGGTCGCGAACGGCCTGGAACTGATCGCCACCCGCGAGGAGATCGTGCCGAACACGGAGGACGCCATGAGCTGGATGGTCTCCGACTTCGGGATGTTGATGACCCTTTCCCGCAAGGTCCCGGACCACATCCGCGCCGGCCTGGGAGCATTCCTGGACCGCCTGGCCGCCACCGCAGGCTTGACCACGGCCCAGCTGTGCGAGGCAGCCCTCTTCGCCATCCATCCCGGCGGTCCCCGGATCATCGACGAAATCGCGGAGCACCTCGGTCTGCGCCCGGAGCAGATCCAGGCCAGCAATGCCATCCTGGGCGATTTCGGAAACATGTCCTCCGCGACGCTGCCCCATGTGTGGAAGGCCATCCTGGAGGATGGAGCTGTCCAACCCGGCACCCTGATCGTCTCCCTGGCCTTCGGGCCCGGGCTGACCATCTCCGGCGCCCTTCTTCGGAAAAGCGCGTGA
- a CDS encoding YchJ family protein gives MSRPCPCTSKKPYDRCCGPYHAGMAQPETAEQLMRSRFSAYALGKVDYLIATRPEDKRAEENREELATYCKSVSCVGLKIIAKEKGGKADDTGIVTFHASLQANGRRTLHIETSTFARENGRWVYVDGVVKS, from the coding sequence ATGTCCCGCCCCTGCCCCTGCACTTCCAAGAAGCCCTATGACCGCTGCTGCGGCCCGTATCACGCGGGGATGGCCCAGCCCGAGACCGCCGAGCAGCTCATGCGCTCCCGCTTCTCCGCCTATGCCCTCGGCAAGGTGGACTACCTGATCGCCACCCGCCCCGAGGACAAGCGCGCCGAGGAGAACCGGGAGGAGCTTGCCACCTACTGCAAGTCCGTCAGCTGCGTGGGCCTGAAGATCATCGCCAAAGAGAAGGGCGGCAAGGCCGACGACACCGGCATCGTCACCTTCCACGCCAGCCTCCAGGCCAACGGCCGGCGCACCCTCCACATCGAGACCAGCACCTTCGCACGGGAGAATGGCCGCTGGGTGTACGTCGACGGCGTGGTGAAGTCCTAG
- a CDS encoding WD40/YVTN/BNR-like repeat-containing protein → MPASLPRLLSALLLCASLTAGPKGKVPAPAPKAQGPVVDAARLAALKARSLGPAIMGGRVSDIAVDPASPDTFYVGLATGGVWKTANAGATFSPLFDKQPVQSIGAVAVAPSDPKVLWVGTGEANDRNSSGWGNGVYRSTDGGATWARAGLEGSRAIPRVVVHPKDPAIAWVAVMGDLWNPGGERGLFKTTDAGKTWKAVLKAPGGLDIRVGCGDVVLDPSTPDTLYATLYARQRTPWSFSCGIAASEGQDVGGIYRSTDGGATWRKLGKGLPTLTGRIGLDVSRSNPNVVMAVVQSDQGGTVGIDDLLSRAGGVFRSEDGGESWIRMNALNPRPFYFSQLRIDPVNPQRVYVAGYMLHVSDNGGRSFREDLFGKVHADCHALAFPKADPPKVEPPAPGEPALPPVSPRLLLGTDGGVYQSYEAGQAWLHLNSIPAGQFYRITLDDSTPYRIAGGLQDNLNWVGPSRTRSKDGILNSDWTNIGGGDGFSCAFDSQDPDLIYAESQEGMLHRFNLRTGELKTLRPNPAEGQPAFRFNWNAPLFGSSHDKGALYLGGNRIFRLTDRGENWKVISPDLSTRDPQKTTATGSGAETYGVVYTLAESPVKAGLLWAGTDDGKLWLTEDDGGHWTDLSAFVPTPARGQWMSRIEPGRRDAKVAYLAVDAHRAGLYAPLVYRTADSGRTWQSLAANLPPDVPVKVVREDPVNPDLLYAGTEAGLYASLDRGANWVKLGGLPAVAVDDLQIQPRERDLVIATHGRSLYVLDDISPLEALTAEVAAKPLELFPVRPAEGAYLLPGWEDSAGRGIYRGENPPEGAVLTYWIRDLGDEAPSLSITNAEGQPVATFPLPRTPGLGRVAWNLRPTKTLLTEYGGLGPDKFVRPGTYTATLTLGAAKVQQKVQVTIAPGIETR, encoded by the coding sequence ATGCCCGCCAGCCTTCCGCGCCTGCTGTCCGCCCTTCTGCTCTGCGCCTCGCTGACGGCTGGCCCGAAGGGCAAGGTACCCGCGCCCGCCCCGAAAGCGCAGGGGCCGGTCGTGGATGCGGCCCGTCTCGCGGCCCTGAAGGCCCGCAGCCTCGGGCCCGCCATCATGGGCGGCCGGGTTTCCGACATCGCCGTGGATCCGGCAAGCCCCGACACGTTCTACGTGGGCCTGGCCACGGGAGGCGTCTGGAAGACCGCCAATGCGGGCGCCACCTTCTCCCCCCTCTTCGACAAGCAGCCCGTTCAGTCCATCGGTGCCGTGGCTGTGGCCCCTTCAGATCCGAAGGTGCTTTGGGTCGGAACGGGAGAGGCCAACGACCGCAACAGCTCCGGCTGGGGCAACGGCGTCTACCGCTCCACAGACGGCGGCGCCACCTGGGCCCGGGCGGGCCTGGAGGGCAGCAGGGCCATCCCGCGGGTCGTGGTCCATCCCAAGGACCCCGCCATCGCCTGGGTGGCGGTGATGGGCGATCTGTGGAACCCCGGCGGCGAGCGGGGGCTCTTCAAGACCACCGACGCCGGGAAGACCTGGAAGGCCGTCCTCAAGGCTCCCGGCGGCCTGGACATCCGCGTGGGCTGCGGCGATGTGGTCCTGGATCCCTCGACCCCGGATACCCTCTACGCCACCCTCTACGCGCGGCAGCGCACCCCCTGGTCCTTCAGCTGTGGCATCGCCGCCTCGGAGGGGCAGGATGTCGGCGGCATCTACCGAAGCACCGACGGCGGAGCCACTTGGCGCAAGCTCGGGAAGGGCCTGCCCACACTCACCGGTCGCATCGGCCTGGATGTCTCCCGCAGCAACCCGAACGTCGTGATGGCGGTGGTCCAGAGCGACCAGGGCGGCACCGTGGGCATCGACGACCTCCTGAGCCGCGCCGGCGGCGTGTTCCGCTCCGAAGACGGCGGGGAGAGCTGGATCCGCATGAACGCGCTGAACCCCCGCCCCTTCTACTTCAGCCAGCTCCGCATCGACCCGGTGAATCCCCAGCGGGTCTACGTGGCGGGCTACATGCTGCACGTCTCGGACAACGGGGGCCGCAGCTTCCGGGAGGACCTCTTCGGCAAGGTCCATGCAGACTGCCATGCCCTGGCCTTCCCCAAGGCCGATCCCCCGAAGGTGGAACCCCCCGCGCCCGGCGAGCCGGCGCTGCCACCCGTCTCACCTCGGCTGCTGCTGGGCACGGATGGCGGCGTGTACCAGAGCTACGAGGCCGGCCAGGCCTGGCTCCACCTGAACAGCATCCCTGCGGGCCAGTTCTACCGCATCACCCTTGATGACAGCACGCCCTACCGCATCGCCGGTGGCCTCCAGGACAACCTCAACTGGGTGGGCCCCAGCCGCACCCGCTCCAAGGACGGGATCCTCAACTCCGACTGGACCAATATCGGCGGGGGCGACGGCTTCTCCTGCGCCTTCGATTCCCAGGACCCCGATCTGATCTACGCCGAGAGCCAGGAGGGCATGCTGCACCGCTTCAACCTCCGCACCGGCGAGCTGAAGACGCTGCGCCCCAACCCGGCCGAGGGCCAGCCCGCCTTCCGCTTCAACTGGAACGCGCCACTCTTCGGCAGCAGCCACGACAAGGGCGCCCTGTACCTGGGCGGCAACCGGATCTTCCGCCTGACGGACCGCGGGGAGAACTGGAAGGTCATCAGCCCCGACCTCTCGACTCGGGACCCCCAGAAGACCACGGCCACGGGCAGCGGCGCCGAGACCTACGGCGTGGTGTACACCCTGGCGGAGTCGCCCGTGAAGGCCGGACTGCTCTGGGCCGGCACGGACGACGGTAAGCTCTGGCTCACCGAGGACGACGGCGGCCACTGGACGGACCTCAGCGCCTTCGTGCCCACGCCGGCCCGCGGCCAGTGGATGAGCCGCATCGAGCCCGGAAGGCGCGACGCCAAGGTGGCCTACCTGGCCGTGGACGCCCACCGGGCCGGCCTCTACGCCCCCCTGGTCTACCGCACGGCCGACAGCGGACGCACCTGGCAGAGCCTCGCCGCCAACCTGCCTCCGGACGTGCCCGTGAAGGTGGTCCGGGAAGATCCGGTGAACCCGGACCTGCTCTATGCAGGCACCGAGGCCGGCCTGTACGCGAGCCTGGACCGGGGTGCGAACTGGGTGAAGCTCGGCGGCCTGCCCGCCGTGGCTGTGGACGACCTTCAGATCCAGCCCCGGGAGCGTGATCTCGTCATCGCCACCCACGGCCGCAGCCTCTATGTACTGGACGACATCTCGCCCCTGGAGGCCCTCACCGCCGAGGTCGCCGCCAAGCCGCTGGAGCTCTTCCCCGTGCGTCCCGCGGAAGGCGCCTATCTGCTGCCCGGCTGGGAGGACTCAGCCGGCAGGGGCATCTATCGCGGGGAGAACCCGCCCGAGGGCGCGGTGCTCACCTACTGGATCCGCGACCTGGGCGACGAGGCTCCCAGCCTTTCGATCACCAATGCCGAAGGCCAGCCCGTGGCCACCTTCCCCCTGCCCCGTACGCCGGGCCTGGGACGGGTGGCCTGGAACCTGCGCCCGACCAAGACCCTGCTCACCGAGTACGGCGGCCTGGGCCCCGACAAGTTCGTGCGCCCCGGCACCTACACTGCCACCCTGACTCTGGGCGCCGCCAAGGTGCAGCAGAAGGTCCAGGTCACCATCGCCCCCGGCATCGAAACCCGCTGA